GCGAATAACTGACTGGGATAGATGAAGTAGCCTTTGGTTTTTACGGCATCTTCTTTTATATCTACCGTGATAATATCGTCTGAAAGTTCAGCATAATTGATCTCATCATCTCCGCCTTCCATATAATTAGCAAAATTTTCGCTAATAAAACGGTAGAACAAAGTTCCGAGAACAAATTGCTTAAAATCCCAACCATCCACGGAACCTCGCACCTCGTTGGCAATTTTCCATATTTGGTTTCGCAGCTGGGTCTTTTGTATAGTGCTTGTCATTTAGTTTTTAGTCGTATTTTTTTGTGCATTCCGGTTGTACCGTTAACGCAAATTTTCCGTAATTTTCAAAATTAAGGAAATTAAATTTCTTAGGTAGCATTTAGTATCCTCGCAGTGAAGAAAACAAAATGTCCAGTTTTTTAATTAAAAAACTGGACAAACAACACTTGATTTACCTACTCTCATACCCCTCCTTAAACTTCAAGAACTTTTCTGCGTCTTTGGGATTTTTCTGCATCCATTTGTTCATCAGCGTGGTATTGTGTTCCAGCTGTTTTACTTGCTCTGTTTCATAGATCGCCTTGTTTTCATTCTTGATCTCCTTGAGGATTTCCTCTCGAACCTCGGTCTTGGTGCGGATGCTTTCGCGGTACCAGTTTTTTCCGAGATAAACAGTTGCTGTTAAAATAAAAAATGCAACCAGCAATAGAGCCAGGATTCCGAAAAACCAATATTTAACAGTATCTGATTTCTGATGGAATCTAAGGCTCAGCAGGATAGGCCTCAAAGCAAAAATTTAATATTGCCCATCGCAAATTTATCCGTATACAAGGCTGTTAGCCTTATCCAACCATTTTTTTATCCAAATAAAAAAACCGCCAGCCATAGCGGCAGGCGGCGATATAGTCATAAAAAATTTCAATGCGAAAGCATCTCAGCCGGGATATTCTGCTCAGGGATCCCGATGCTGGAGATGCCCACATCCAGCACCTGCCCCATATAGTCCTCGAAGTATAGCACCTCTATTTTGTGGTAACCTTTCTCCAGCGCCACTATGCCCTCTTTGCGCTGAGCGCTGTGTCCGCCATCGTTATCTACAATGGTTTGGCCATCTATTTTAATAACGGAGCCGTCGTCAGAGTAGCTGTAAAATTTATAAAAAGCAGTCTCGGGAATGCGGATATACCCGCTAAAGGACAGGGCAAAGTGGTCTTCTGCGGCGGCATTCTCAAGGTCTATTTTAGTTGCAGTACCGCTTTTCAGTTCTTTCAGGTTCCCAATTTCCTTTACCGATTTTATTTTTCCTTCGTAATAACTGTAATGCAGGCCTTCATTACTTGGTTTCACATTCTGCGCTTTCAGAACTTTGGTTTTTTCGCTAATTTCCGAAAGCCCGGACGGGAAACTGTAAGGAAATTTCCTGCCGGAAGGCAGCGACAGATAGGATGAAAAAGCAAACTGATCTTCTTTTAAAGTTATCACTCTGCCGCCCTGCTCCAGCCTGCCGTAGCCATCGTTGCCGGTCTTCGCACCGTAGCCAAGCGCAACCCCGCGGTAGCTTCCGATATAATTGTTATCGTGGTCGTGCCCGCAGAAAACGCCAATTACATCCTTGCGCTCCAGTATAGCGGCCATCAAGCCACTGTTTACCGCCGCCGAAGATACATCTTCATTTGCCTCTCCCACTTTTGCCGGGTCCTTCGCCACCACCGCGAATTCCGGCAACGGGATATGGAAGAACATCAGCGCGGGCAAAGTTTTCCCCGCAGATTTTTCAATCCGTTCGCTTTCTTCAGCGTACCAGGAAATTTGGTCGCGCTTAATCCACGCATAGTTGCCAAGCTTAGGGTTGCGGGTGTAATCCCCGCTGTCTAAGAAATAAAGCGTAGCGGCCGGTTTGTTGGTTTTTGAAGAATGCACCGGGAGCGAGAAATTTGCAACGCCTGCCACAGAGCCCTTTTCACCAACAAAATGCGGGAAAGTTTTCAGAAAATCAAAAGATTGTGCATTGGTCCAGTCCTGCTCGGCATCGTGGTTTCCGAAGACCAAAGTCCACGGCACGCCTGCCTCCTCTATGATTTTGCCAAGGTTTCTCCAGCCGTCCCTCATCGGGATACAGTTGACATTATCGCCATCCAGCACGATGAAATCAGGCTTTTCAGCCGCTATTATCCTGCGGAGGGTTTCCGTAGTTTTATTGGTATATTTCGGCTCATTGCTCCAGTGTATGTCCGTAAACTGGAGGATTTTAAGCTCACCATCAGAATTAAATTTCAACTGATTTTTCTGCGCGTACGCCATTGCTACGGCAGAAAGCAACAATGCAAAAAAGAATTTTTTCATGGTTTAATATTTAGCGCGTTCAAGATTTTATAAAAAACTGCGGTATTTTCATAAAAACCGACAAACCGCTCTGCCCCGGAGCCATAGGCGAAAACGGATACCGGCAGCGCGGTGTGGTCGTTGGTGCTCTGCTGAGCAAATATGCGCCCAGTTTTCAGATCTCCATCCAGCAGCGTGACGCCGCCGGTTTCGTGGTCGCTTATTACGATTACGAGGGTTTCCCTGTTCTCGTCAGCGAATCGCATCGCCCTGCCCACTGCCTCGTCAAAATCGAGCAGCTCATCCACCATTTTGCCGAATTCATTGGAATGCAGATTGATATCCGTGCGGGAAGCTTCT
The sequence above is a segment of the Chryseobacterium taklimakanense genome. Coding sequences within it:
- a CDS encoding metallophosphoesterase; the encoded protein is MKKFFFALLLSAVAMAYAQKNQLKFNSDGELKILQFTDIHWSNEPKYTNKTTETLRRIIAAEKPDFIVLDGDNVNCIPMRDGWRNLGKIIEEAGVPWTLVFGNHDAEQDWTNAQSFDFLKTFPHFVGEKGSVAGVANFSLPVHSSKTNKPAATLYFLDSGDYTRNPKLGNYAWIKRDQISWYAEESERIEKSAGKTLPALMFFHIPLPEFAVVAKDPAKVGEANEDVSSAAVNSGLMAAILERKDVIGVFCGHDHDNNYIGSYRGVALGYGAKTGNDGYGRLEQGGRVITLKEDQFAFSSYLSLPSGRKFPYSFPSGLSEISEKTKVLKAQNVKPSNEGLHYSYYEGKIKSVKEIGNLKELKSGTATKIDLENAAAEDHFALSFSGYIRIPETAFYKFYSYSDDGSVIKIDGQTIVDNDGGHSAQRKEGIVALEKGYHKIEVLYFEDYMGQVLDVGISSIGIPEQNIPAEMLSH